The Kogia breviceps isolate mKogBre1 chromosome 19, mKogBre1 haplotype 1, whole genome shotgun sequence genome contains the following window.
AGAGCCCAGAGGGAGCGAGCGGTCATCATGGCCACTTCAGAGCTGAGCTGCCAGGTGTCCGAGGAGAACTGTGGGCGCCGAGAGGCCTTCTGGGCTGAGTGGAAGGATCTGACGCTGTCCACGCGGCCTGAGGAGGGGTGAGTGCTGGCCAGCTGggggcccctcctcccctcccccagagcaCCCTTCCTGAGCCTTATGAGGCCAGAGCACAAAGCCCAGGAGAAGTTTCGGGGGGTGGGAGCCAGGAGAGTTCCCGCTGGGGGGAGCAAAGTGGAGTCACCCCTCCAGCACCCCAGGTCCTGGCAGGTCCTAGGGAGCCCTGCCACTCAGCGTGTGACTGCCTGGAGCGCAACAGCTCTCTCAGGAGTTCAgtgtccccttcccctctccttcccagtTGCTCCCTGCATGAGGAGGATGCCAAGCGGTGGGAGACCTACCACCGGCAGGGGCAGTGCCAGGCGCTGGTGCAGCGTTCCCCCTGGCTGGTGCTGCGCATGGGCATCCTGGGCCGCGGGCTGCAGGAGTACCAGCTGCCCTACCAGCGGATGCTGCCGCTGCCCATCTTCACCCCTGCCAAGGTGGGCGCCACCAAGGAGGACACCCCCATCCCGCTGCGGGAGCTGCTGGCACTGGAAGCAGCCCTGGGTGGCCAGTGTGTGGACCGCCAGGACGTGGCCGAGATCACCAAGCAGCTGCCCCCTGTGGTGTCTGTCAGCAAGCCCGGCGCCCTGGGTCGCACCCTGTCTCGCTCCAtgtcccaggaagcacagagaggctgagaGGGACAGTGACTTGGGCTCCACGGCgcctgccctgggctgggccctTCCTGGCTAGGACCACGGAGGGGAGCTGCTGGCCATGGAAGCTTTGTTAGTTTGCCCAGAGTTGGGGGCTAGGGGAGGTGGGAGCCGGAGGCCAGGGTGCCTGGGTCTCCTGAGTTCCCACAGGGAGGGAGCAAAGACGGTGGGTGCTAAGGGTGGAGAGCTGGGGGCCAGCACAGCCGAGCACCCCCAGGAGGAGAGGCagaaaatgctggtgagggtaaGAGGTCCCTGAGAGGAGTGACCGCAGTCCAGATTTCAGCttcagagaaggaggaagaaaaagcagaaggGGATCTGGAATGCTCAGGGAAGGAGGCCTGGAGAacgctggagggagggagacgtgaagagggcagaggcagggtgGAGCCCCCAGCACCCTCTGTTAGCGCTGCAATAAATGCTCAATCACATGCCGGAGTTTCGTCTCTTTCCTGGTGGTTGAGGGGCCCACCCGTTGGTGTCCCCCCCATGCTCACCTCTGGGAACAGACCCTGCATCTGAGCTAAATATGGCAGAGCTAGTGGGTCACCCCAtgctcggggggtggggggagggggagggttgcAGGGACAGAGCTATAAACAGGGTGGCTGTCCGTCCAGTCCCCCTGACTCTGCTCTGCAGTCCTGGCCTGTGTCCAGTCCCCTGGCACTGGGCAGTGCCCAGGAGGCCAGTTGGCATCCAGGGTTTGTTTAAATGACCTCGTGAAGAATATGGAGGGGGCTGGCACCGGGACTGTCCTTAGCTGTGCCTCAGGGTGTGGATGGGGTCAGTGACCCCAAGGCTGACCTCTCGCTTGGTTCTGAATCCAGACAGAATCAATCCTTGGCTGGGGTCAAGGTGTTCCACGCTCCCTGCCCTGGGAGCCCAAGGTGGGTTCTCGCGGgtagggggtgtgtgtggggggggtcagGTTCCTGTCTGTGACCCCTGCAGCTGTTGTGGTGACTCATGTCCCAACCTGGCTGCCTGGTTCAACAAGAAGACACTTTCCCTTTGGGACAAGGTGGGGGCAAGGGTGTGGCACAGAGGAGGCCAGGGGCTGGTAGCCTACCCAGGGCCGAGAGGCACTAGACTTAGCCAGAGGAGGGTCCCACTCCAGGAGGACCATGGAGATGGCCTCGCAGAATCCACTTCCCATTTGGGAGGATAGGAAGGGAGACCCTGGCCTCTTGACAGCCTGGTACCTAGAGTGCCAAGCAATCTACAGGGCTGGCCTGGCCCTGCTCCCCCAGAGGGGGCTGGAGTGTGGGCTGGGAGATGAGAGGGGTCAGACTCCAGACCAGGCGACACACCTAATCCCTTGGCACCCGAAGGCTCGGATCGCGTCCCCTGGTACCCCTGGCAGCTTGGAGAATGCGACCCGCGCCCTTCCGTCCTCACCTGGGTCCCTCGCCCTGGACGCGACGGGAACGTCCCGAGCCTTCCGCCCTCGGCGGCCCCCAGATACGCGGCTGGGAGCCTGCAGGGCCCGCAGGGGAGGCCCGGGCTGTTCCGTCCGCTAAGTGCTTTATCCTTGCTCGCCTACCCTATCGTCGCTGCCATCTGACGGGCGGGGCCGGAGCTCTGCTCTGGGGCCCCGGGGCGACCGTGGCGGAGGCCAGAACGGACTGTCCTTTCTGGAGTCGGGGCGGGGGGAACGCTGGAGGACAGGGACGAAAGAGAGGCCTAGAGGAGAGGCGGAGCAGGGGAGTTGGGGTGACCTCACTAAGGAAGGGGGGTGCATGTTGGACAGGGTGTCCCAGAGGTGTCCCTGGCGCTGGGAGCTGGGAACGGGGGAAAGGGCTAGCTTGAACCCTGGcaaaaaagaagggaagggatgcCAGGCAAAAGGAGTGAATGGCTGCTGGAGCTGGAGAAGAGCTACGGAGGAGCTGGGGCTGGCGGCCGCAGGGGTCTAAGGAGTCTGGGGGTACGAAGCTGAGGGGCAGGGCGCGGGAGCTGGCCTAGGACCAGAGCAGGTGAGGCAAAGGGTGGAGGGCAGCCCGGAGCGACTGTGGAGCAGGGGCGGGGACGGAcgctccccccccctccccgccccgtgtGTCTGCTGCTCCGACACTAAAGGAGATGGATGGGGTAGGGGAAACGCAGCGCGCGTGGCCCCGGGCGGCTCATCGCTCAGCCGCCGCCCCCGCAGCGGAGAGGTCGAGGCGGGGGTCCGGCCGCAGATAAAGGCGAGCGGGGGACAAGGGCGGCCGCGGCAGCAGCATGAGCGGGACAGACGTGAGTCACGCTGTGGGCGCATCCCCCGACTCAGCCCCGGGCCGGGCGGCCGTCGCCTCGGCCTACCAGCGCTTCGAGCCCCGCGCCTACCTCCGCAACAACTACGCGCCCCCTCGGGGGGACCTGGGCAGCCCCGACGGCGTCGGGCCTTGGAA
Protein-coding sequences here:
- the TCAP gene encoding telethonin yields the protein MATSELSCQVSEENCGRREAFWAEWKDLTLSTRPEEGCSLHEEDAKRWETYHRQGQCQALVQRSPWLVLRMGILGRGLQEYQLPYQRMLPLPIFTPAKVGATKEDTPIPLRELLALEAALGGQCVDRQDVAEITKQLPPVVSVSKPGALGRTLSRSMSQEAQRG